AACGTCCCTCCAAGTGGGCACCCGCTTCTCCCAcgccacagcagcagacgATCCAGGCAACCACGGCAGCCATCAACCTGCAGGATGCCTCTCCCGAGGTCAAGAGCTCCTACACCTCCCGCTTCAAGGCGATGTTCGCTGCCAAGGAGCCACGCCAGAAGTCCCCGACGCCCCAGCGCTCTCGCACTCCCAGTCCCAAACGGGAGAGgacgccctctctctctctcttctcccGCGAGAAGTCGCCATCACCCGTAAAGATGCTCTCGGTGTTCTCCAAGGGCAAGCCGCAGGCCATGTCCATTGTAACCACCTCGGGTGCCGCGATGAAGGGCAAAGAGGCGGAGCCGCTGGCTGTGCGTGTCACGGAGACCTTCTCCCTGAAGGTGGACGAAATGGACCAGTACGGCTCGCGGCCAGCAAAGCCACCGGCTCCTCCGACGCACGCCCAGACCATGTACAGCAGTCGCGAGGACTTTGGGGCGGCATCCTCGGAGCGGGCTTCGGTGGACATCAGCGAGGCCTTTGCTCCGGTGGTGGTGTCTGCCCTGCCACGCGGCGGCAGTGGGAGCGTGAGCATGAGCGGCGGCAGCTTCATGGCTGGCAATAGGAATCTCTACTCCAGCGAGATCGAGATGCCGGACACGGCCTCCTGGGGAGCCAGCAGGGAACCCTCGCAGACCGGCGGCAGTCGTCCGCTCATCTCGGTGCCCATACAGATATCCGACAGCCACGTTTATCGACCCCTGCGGTCGCCCTCAGAGCAACGGTTTGGGGTGCAGCGCAAGTCCTCGTTCCGGGAGCCTCGCACCCAGTCGCACGACCGCGCCCCCCGCCTTAGCAGCGGCTCCCAGGAGCAGCTGtacggggcggggcggggcatgACAAAGACGGTTAGTTTCCATTTTGACGAACGCAAGTCGCGCCTTGCGGATTTCGCCTCCGCAAGCGAATCGCCCCTGACCCAAAACCAAATCGAACACAGAGAGTTCCTCGAACGGACCTACTTCTCTCGGTAAGCCATCTATGCCACCCTATGTGCGGCCTAGAACCCCGACCTCTCGGCACCACCGCCACAACCACCTCACCACCACACACCTTCCACACCGGGTGACGGCCTCCTGCTAACCTTCGCTTGTCACTACTACACACAGATCTCCTTCCTTCGTTCCAGTCTACTAATCCATgtgctctctttctccctttctcttCTTGCAGTGATCATGAATACGAGCCCGTGGGCGTGTCGCCGGCACACGAATCctcgccagcgccagcgctaGTGCCAGCGCACGCCCTCTCTGAGCTGCAGGTGCCGATGGACATCGACAGCTCGGCAGGAACAACGCCCCGAACCGAATCTCGCACCGACTACGAAATACACACCAGCCAGGTGGACTCGAGCGCCCTCgaggagctgccgctgcagccggAGAACCGCAAGAAGAGCTTCATGGCCAGCGCCCAGGACCGCACCAAGAAGATGCAGGACGGTCTGCGACAGCAAGCGGGAAAGCTGCGCACCAAGCTccgcagcagccagcaggccaAACCCAAGCCGATCTCGGGCAGTCCCAAGGCCAAGGCCAAGGAACGCAGGCGCTTCAAGGCGCCCGAATTCTCCAAGATGAAGATGCCCGAGATCAAGCGACCCGACATGTCCAAGTTCAGGGACCTCAAGCGACCGGAATTCACAAAATTCAACAAACCGGACATGTCCAAGTTCAAACTGCCGGAGAAGTTCTCCACGCTGAAGCTGCGACGCAGCAAGAGCTTCAAGGAGAACGAGAGCGAGCTTACGTCCGAGGAGCCACAGGCCACCAGTgcagaggcaggaggaggGGTCGACGCCCCTGCTCAGCCTGCGCCCAAGAAGAAATTCGAGTTCAACTTTGGCACCTATCCGCGCGCCTTCCGCAAAAAGAAGCCCACAGAggagccaccaccaccgcccgCTCTGGAGTCGTCGCTGGGCACAGAGGGTCTGAGCGTGATCCCCAGCACCGAGACGCAGCCGTCGCAGACCTCCACAAGCTCCCCGCAAGGAGATCGTGGACCTGGTCCGGTGCGATCCCGCTGGGCGGACAAGTTCTCGGATGTGAGCTACAACGACAGCGAGGGATCGCGGTACAGGCGCTACGGCAGCGAGCTAGAGAGCTTCGACCGCGAGTCCTCACTGGAGCGACGCATGAAGGAGGACCTGGAGGGGGCCGAGGACACGGCCAGCGAGGCCCAGCAGCCCCAGACGATGGGAATTCTGGGCGTGGTGGCCGACAGCAAACAGTTTGCGGAGTTCGATGAGGAGAACCGGGCCATCCACGAGATCTCCAGCAAGCGGTCGCGCGAGTTCAAGCGACGCCCGATGGTGCATCAGGACTCCGATTTGCGCTCGGAGGACAGTCGGGATGCCGAGGGCTGGACCGAGAAGGACATACAGAAGAACAAGCTGCTGCGCAAGGCGGAGCTAGAGGCGGAGGCTGGCTACCACAAGTACTACGACAGCCACTCCACGGCCAGTTCAGGCAAGAAGGTGGTAATGGAGCCcatcgacgacgacgagtTCTTCCTGCGCAAGCGCGGCATCTCCGAGGATAACATCCAGCTGCGGCAGTACATAAGCGCCGCCATTCGCGAGGGTTACGACACGCCCAATGCCCTCCAGCATGTAGGCTACTCCGCAGATCCTGTCCCCGGCGAGTACGGAGACTTCGAGGCACCGCCGGCAAAGCCCCGGCGCCTGCATCGCAACTATCGGCCGGACATTGACGACTCGCAGGAGTTCCAGCGCAGCGACTACGGCGACGATCTGTCCATGTCCCAGAATGGCAGTGACTTCACCCCTAAGAGACCTCTGCGCAAGGctcgcagccgcagccgcagcaagcTATCCGTGGACGGCAGCCAGGACATACACATGGCCGATGGGGGCAGCAGCATACAGTACTTTGACGACGATGAGGAGTACCTCAGGCCACCGATGCGGGATCAACAGATCACCGAATTGGAGAAGGAAGCAGCGGCGATGGAGAAGGCAGGACCACAGGCCCTACCGCTGGCCCCGAGGCGCCACAAGAAACGCACACGCGATGATGCATCCGTTGAGAAGGATGCGGACTCGTTCTTTAATGGCTTTGGTGGTAGATCAGTATCGAATACCTTTTTGCAGCCACACGAAGATGTGAGTACCAAGCAGAGATCTGGGACTACTTTGAAGGTAGCGGAATCCATCTCTAGTCCATTCTAACCTttgcccattcccattctgaTTCCCAGGTAATTGTTTATCGCACTGAGCACGAATATCGTCACATACCGCTAGCCACGCCCGACAACTTCACGGATGGCGCGTCCGTGCGTACACCCCGCTCCGAGGACGACAGGACATCGCGCGGTGCCGACTCCCTGGTCCTGGACATGAAGACAAAGCCCGAAATGGGGGAGGACAACGAAGAAGGAGTATCCAGAACCAAGAGCGACGAGAGGTTCGTCATCGACATGTTGGAGAGCGACGGGTGAGCATTACTAGACCTAGAGATCTGTCACGGATGTTCCGCTAGGTGTGGCTTTCTTGCTCGCTTCCTTCTAGCTATGCGGTGGTGCGCAAGGAGCCCCTACCCAAGCCCACGCCCCCGGCGCGCAGGAAGAAGTTCACCCGATCGCCCGGCGAGCGATTCGCGACGCTACCCAGCATCCGCGGCTCACGCGGATCCCCACCACCGGCCCGgccaccgccgccacagcAGTATATACCCATGGAGGACTCGCCGCTGGTGCCACGCCGCAGATCGGCGGCCAGTCTGGACGAGATCCCCCAGATGATGATCAAGTCGAAGTAAGAGAAGCAGCCCGTCGGCCGAGTCgccttttgttgccttttgagTTGCGATGGCCGACCTTTCGATTGATTTTTACTTTgactttcgtttcgtttcgaatGCGTTTTCGTTAAGTTTTTCTGTTAAGTTTTcatttctgttgttgccactAAGTTGTAGGCTAAGCTTAGACTAAGACCAAGGGTTAGACGCACAGCTAATGCTActcctgctgcttttgctACTGCTACTAATCTGatccgaatcgaatcgaatcgattgcactcgggaatccacgtactcgtacacccaaataaaacataaatacacGATACACACGAATCCACTTGCAACACACGAGTTGGCCAGCATCCTGTTGccttttttgccttttgtcgATTGCACggaagcccaagcccaagccccaagATGTATCTAATGCACCTCCCTCCAACCTTTTCCCCCAGCTACGAGACCCAgccgcagaagcagcagcagcccgagAAGCAacaggcacagcagcagcagcagcaggaggaggatgacTACGAGGAGCCTGGGGCCCTAGAGCGTCCCGAATCCCCACGCTCCAATCTCCAGTCTGGCGAGGTCATCAACAAAATGAAGTTCCGACCACTGCCGGCGCCACCGCGTCCACCACGCGAGAAGCGCTCCACGCGTGCTGGCAGCAATGCCCTCGATAGCTACGAGGACAGCGAACAGGTGGCCAGTTCCAGCCAAGCGGACAGCTACGACCAGGGGGAGTTCGAGGTGGAGGTGTCCACACAGACGGACCCGCTGCCCGACGACTTTGTGTGCGAGGAGTTCGAGATCACCGAGGACATGAAGATCATTGAGCCTCGACGAGCCAACGCCAAGGGATCCGACGGATCGGCCAGCAAGACCCTCGAGGATCTGCTGCGTAGCGTCGAGACGCAGGAGCCCCAGGACGAGGTGGACGGCGTGCGTGTGCTAACAGAGGACGAGCAGTTGGCCAAGGGCCTGCAGCGCTTCAGGGATGCCAATCAACGGAGCATGTCGGAGCGCTCTCGGGCCTCCTCTCAGGCGGACCGTTCGAAGTCTCTGAGTCGTCCCCAGACGCCGTCCTCGGCGGTGGTTATCGAGCGACGCGTCCCCACGCCCAGTCTGGTGGCTGGCGAGGAGCAGGATGCCACTGTCCAAGCCTCGCTGATAGTGCGACCCATCAGTGCCGCCGATCTGGCGGATGATGAGCTTCGgcgcgaggaggaggagctgcgaCGGGAGGGTCTGCTCTCGGACAGCTCGGTACAGAGCAAATCCGATGTGGAGGAAGAGGAGCACGGAGAGGTGGCCTTGAGCGACTATGCGGCCAGTTCAGCGGATCTGGATGCGGCggtggagcagctgcagcaggcccAGCTGGAAAGCGACTACGAGAGCCGACTGGAGGACGACGAGGTAGAGCGTACCCTCAGGGACAGCGAGTacgaggaggaagaggatgCCGGAGAGAAGTACTCGGATCAGTATgacgaggaggaagaggaagatgaagaagCACGGCTGGCGAGGGAGCTCAGGGAGCAGGAACTGGACGAGGCCCTCGAAAAGGAGCTGCAGGAGGCCATGGAAAAGGAGCTGTCCGACTAcaggcaaaaggaaaagggcACGCTGTCGGAGGAAGAGGAACACGCTGCCTCCGAGATCGAGTACCGACACTCTGAAGATGAGGATAAACCACAATCTGAGACAGAAACCATTGCCGTGGAGATACCCATCCGGAAGACCACCGCCAGCGAACCCACCGAGGCCGAAGTTACGCCCAAATTTGTGGCCACTCTGCCCACCGAACCCGCCTACGGTCACGACGAACTGGATGTCGAGGAGCCGGAAGATatgcccctgccaccgccacGTCGCAAGTCAACCACAGCCCTCGAGCCCCCCAccgtagcagcagcagccaccactcTGACGATTGCCGAGCAATCAGCCCGCGAGCTCACGCCAATCCAGTCCCTGCAATCCCCGCCAGAGCCGCAGCTTCCCACTCGCCTGGCcgagctggaggtggagcgACTTCGTGTCCATGCCCTGCAAGCGGGGCAGATCCAAGTCTCGCAGCTGCACGGCAGCCACATCAAAGCAGACGATCTGGAGTGCAAGTCCGGGCAACTGGTGGTCCAAAACATTGAACTACCGCCGGGCTTCATCGACGACATAGTGGAGCGCGTGCGAGAGCAGCGTCCCTCGCTACTTACCACCGAGACGCAGACTAGCCGCCAGGCCAGCAGCGAGCCGGCCACCTCGGATGTGGAGCAGCCCGTGAAGCCGCCGCGCCAGAGCAAGACCACCGAGCAGTCGCCTCCGAACTTAGACGAACAGACCCAGACAGAAGCCGGGttgatgccactgccaccgccaccagcGGCATATCCCAGTGTGGAGTACTTGCAGTCCCTGGCACCGTTGGCCTTCTATAATCTCCAGCGCAGCGCTGAGGCCGAGCAGGCCGAGGCTGCAGCGCCAGAGCGCAAGGCGCCGCACAAGTGCCGACGTCGCCATGTCCAAGAGCAGGCCGATGCCGAGTCGGGCTCTGAGCTGGAAGATCAGCTGGTGGAAAGACCACGCTCACGCTCCTCGCGCCGCTCGCGCACCAGAAGCGCCACTCAGCCAGTAGAGGAGTACGACGAGGATCAGCCCCGGACAGTGGTGCAGGCCGGAAGGCAGTTCCTATCCGCCTGCAGCCTGGAGCTGGTGAACATCATCAACCAGCTGACCCACTACGTGCGCGGAGAGGCCAtggagccgcagcagcagcaacagtcgaGGAACATATCCGCCCTCATGGTGCTCTTCATTCTGATCACGTTCGGAGTGCTCGTCTTTCTGCTGACCGGTCGACAGGTGCACACACATCACTGGGACTACTTCAATCCACCCGGGAACGAGGGCAGGCAGACGTGAGAGCAGTGGAGATCGATATCCCATTAACCGTGGGCTTGTCACGAACACTATCCTTGGGGGGAGTGGGGCGggtttgcattttgcattttggaGCAGAGAATTTTTGCTAA
The sequence above is a segment of the Drosophila pseudoobscura strain MV-25-SWS-2005 chromosome X, UCI_Dpse_MV25, whole genome shotgun sequence genome. Coding sequences within it:
- the LOC4812736 gene encoding uncharacterized protein isoform X1, whose product is MEIEKPKSKSQQPQKMEPTDSKRSKKGRKSRPVQAPIEQELPQEQAQEQQQHHHPWDEGRAARTTPSPNRAIASTSTTLTRFLTCMAPVIVSLPGSAPGSGAEQPTILLINGVANDSQLQDRQSKAAALRLALESNNHHSEANSSLGSHPVLSVPTTPGGSHLLDFESHLIENVVGQGSGVGIRELTPFEQELQQGTSKVGTDDAASVIEVEPAGAKTKQAIQTLAPPHQIAEVDETATPSEAVRRTAEQLVDEIEQALQQIPKVEETAPHSELVRRTAEQLVDEIERELIETLSKDVDEAKTEHDNQVKRDRDELSSLSQQVEVQLNELTSILKNKPQAEIVLELPEAEEEPRPLRHAANELKLVEVPTPKTEAEEQQRKEFIDSLPQIEQNAAGETETDAQRLSADCKREYYQSLKKYLLHSSQDKPPIPLQTYRWEDLRRARERGGYPWTHLYKRPLGPDEQPEIVLLLRKSQELRFKSESPKSLKKVRYDEQVLVKETERYIQDLSEDEALAHTSEDSSEESDSEADSESERETHNEDALSECISCVSDSVLAVGGHNKPRKTSRLAHIRDIIRRRRSGRTHEDAQSLPGTSANPSRQNSLHELAPPPGSLIPNTEKPPKSSKPKAKQSFDIMKKLKSLAERQKKRLNIKRITLKKDEKIVLGEQQKIMKLKASPKSDRGEIPHFIEKQDSDDILELVEYDESPCRKRNKEELEQEQREDMPSTSAAAGSVPQPDEIIELPVAKTETDAPALEVTEPQEEKIEDGTTADGDGTESPPKKTPRLRREHVYEEIGHQTPELVDQQSIIELDALKKSLTRQDHLAIDDIEAAKAVPLDRMGSSEEEQVASAVAGSGKSGALLAPLSSIDSTSSDEERARLAQLSPVAEESDIESMEVADLRPALKKEASPAPSDKKVTFSHVEDEAEPHREDIELPEDVLEAAANAAKWKSESDHEYEPVGVSPAHESSPAPALVPAHALSELQVPMDIDSSAGTTPRTESRTDYEIHTSQVDSSALEELPLQPENRKKSFMASAQDRTKKMQDGLRQQAGKLRTKLRSSQQAKPKPISGSPKAKAKERRRFKAPEFSKMKMPEIKRPDMSKFRDLKRPEFTKFNKPDMSKFKLPEKFSTLKLRRSKSFKENESELTSEEPQATSAEAGGGVDAPAQPAPKKKFEFNFGTYPRAFRKKKPTEEPPPPPALESSLGTEGLSVIPSTETQPSQTSTSSPQGDRGPGPVRSRWADKFSDVSYNDSEGSRYRRYGSELESFDRESSLERRMKEDLEGAEDTASEAQQPQTMGILGVVADSKQFAEFDEENRAIHEISSKRSREFKRRPMVHQDSDLRSEDSRDAEGWTEKDIQKNKLLRKAELEAEAGYHKYYDSHSTASSGKKVVMEPIDDDEFFLRKRGISEDNIQLRQYISAAIREGYDTPNALQHVGYSADPVPGEYGDFEAPPAKPRRLHRNYRPDIDDSQEFQRSDYGDDLSMSQNGSDFTPKRPLRKARSRSRSKLSVDGSQDIHMADGGSSIQYFDDDEEYLRPPMRDQQITELEKEAAAMEKAGPQALPLAPRRHKKRTRDDASVEKDADSFFNGFGGRSVSNTFLQPHEDVIVYRTEHEYRHIPLATPDNFTDGASVRTPRSEDDRTSRGADSLVLDMKTKPEMGEDNEEGVSRTKSDERFVIDMLESDGYAVVRKEPLPKPTPPARRKKFTRSPGERFATLPSIRGSRGSPPPARPPPPQQYIPMEDSPLVPRRRSAASLDEIPQMMIKSNYETQPQKQQQPEKQQAQQQQQQEEDDYEEPGALERPESPRSNLQSGEVINKMKFRPLPAPPRPPREKRSTRAGSNALDSYEDSEQVASSSQADSYDQGEFEVEVSTQTDPLPDDFVCEEFEITEDMKIIEPRRANAKGSDGSASKTLEDLLRSVETQEPQDEVDGVRVLTEDEQLAKGLQRFRDANQRSMSERSRASSQADRSKSLSRPQTPSSAVVIERRVPTPSLVAGEEQDATVQASLIVRPISAADLADDELRREEEELRREGLLSDSSVQSKSDVEEEEHGEVALSDYAASSADLDAAVEQLQQAQLESDYESRLEDDEVERTLRDSEYEEEEDAGEKYSDQYDEEEEEDEEARLARELREQELDEALEKELQEAMEKELSDYRQKEKGTLSEEEEHAASEIEYRHSEDEDKPQSETETIAVEIPIRKTTASEPTEAEVTPKFVATLPTEPAYGHDELDVEEPEDMPLPPPRRKSTTALEPPTVAAAATTLTIAEQSARELTPIQSLQSPPEPQLPTRLAELEVERLRVHALQAGQIQVSQLHGSHIKADDLECKSGQLVVQNIELPPGFIDDIVERVREQRPSLLTTETQTSRQASSEPATSDVEQPVKPPRQSKTTEQSPPNLDEQTQTEAGLMPLPPPPAAYPSVEYLQSLAPLAFYNLQRSAEAEQAEAAAPERKAPHKCRRRHVQEQADAESGSELEDQLVERPRSRSSRRSRTRSATQPVEEYDEDQPRTVVQAGRQFLSACSLELVNIINQLTHYVRGEAMEPQQQQQSRNISALMVLFILITFGVLVFLLTGRQVHTHHWDYFNPPGNEGRQT
- the LOC4812736 gene encoding uncharacterized protein isoform X2, which encodes MEPTDSKRSKKGRKSRPVQAPIEQELPQEQAQEQQQHHHPWDEGRAARTTPSPNRAIASTSTTLTRFLTCMAPVIVSLPGSAPGSGAEQPTILLINGVANDSQLQDRQSKAAALRLALESNNHHSEANSSLGSHPVLSVPTTPGGSHLLDFESHLIENVVGQGSGVGIRELTPFEQELQQGTSKVGTDDAASVIEVEPAGAKTKQAIQTLAPPHQIAEVDETATPSEAVRRTAEQLVDEIEQALQQIPKVEETAPHSELVRRTAEQLVDEIERELIETLSKDVDEAKTEHDNQVKRDRDELSSLSQQVEVQLNELTSILKNKPQAEIVLELPEAEEEPRPLRHAANELKLVEVPTPKTEAEEQQRKEFIDSLPQIEQNAAGETETDAQRLSADCKREYYQSLKKYLLHSSQDKPPIPLQTYRWEDLRRARERGGYPWTHLYKRPLGPDEQPEIVLLLRKSQELRFKSESPKSLKKVRYDEQVLVKETERYIQDLSEDEALAHTSEDSSEESDSEADSESERETHNEDALSECISCVSDSVLAVGGHNKPRKTSRLAHIRDIIRRRRSGRTHEDAQSLPGTSANPSRQNSLHELAPPPGSLIPNTEKPPKSSKPKAKQSFDIMKKLKSLAERQKKRLNIKRITLKKDEKIVLGEQQKIMKLKASPKSDRGEIPHFIEKQDSDDILELVEYDESPCRKRNKEELEQEQREDMPSTSAAAGSVPQPDEIIELPVAKTETDAPALEVTEPQEEKIEDGTTADGDGTESPPKKTPRLRREHVYEEIGHQTPELVDQQSIIELDALKKSLTRQDHLAIDDIEAAKAVPLDRMGSSEEEQVASAVAGSGKSGALLAPLSSIDSTSSDEERARLAQLSPVAEESDIESMEVADLRPALKKEASPAPSDKKVTFSHVEDEAEPHREDIELPEDVLEAAANAAKWKSESDHEYEPVGVSPAHESSPAPALVPAHALSELQVPMDIDSSAGTTPRTESRTDYEIHTSQVDSSALEELPLQPENRKKSFMASAQDRTKKMQDGLRQQAGKLRTKLRSSQQAKPKPISGSPKAKAKERRRFKAPEFSKMKMPEIKRPDMSKFRDLKRPEFTKFNKPDMSKFKLPEKFSTLKLRRSKSFKENESELTSEEPQATSAEAGGGVDAPAQPAPKKKFEFNFGTYPRAFRKKKPTEEPPPPPALESSLGTEGLSVIPSTETQPSQTSTSSPQGDRGPGPVRSRWADKFSDVSYNDSEGSRYRRYGSELESFDRESSLERRMKEDLEGAEDTASEAQQPQTMGILGVVADSKQFAEFDEENRAIHEISSKRSREFKRRPMVHQDSDLRSEDSRDAEGWTEKDIQKNKLLRKAELEAEAGYHKYYDSHSTASSGKKVVMEPIDDDEFFLRKRGISEDNIQLRQYISAAIREGYDTPNALQHVGYSADPVPGEYGDFEAPPAKPRRLHRNYRPDIDDSQEFQRSDYGDDLSMSQNGSDFTPKRPLRKARSRSRSKLSVDGSQDIHMADGGSSIQYFDDDEEYLRPPMRDQQITELEKEAAAMEKAGPQALPLAPRRHKKRTRDDASVEKDADSFFNGFGGRSVSNTFLQPHEDVIVYRTEHEYRHIPLATPDNFTDGASVRTPRSEDDRTSRGADSLVLDMKTKPEMGEDNEEGVSRTKSDERFVIDMLESDGYAVVRKEPLPKPTPPARRKKFTRSPGERFATLPSIRGSRGSPPPARPPPPQQYIPMEDSPLVPRRRSAASLDEIPQMMIKSNYETQPQKQQQPEKQQAQQQQQQEEDDYEEPGALERPESPRSNLQSGEVINKMKFRPLPAPPRPPREKRSTRAGSNALDSYEDSEQVASSSQADSYDQGEFEVEVSTQTDPLPDDFVCEEFEITEDMKIIEPRRANAKGSDGSASKTLEDLLRSVETQEPQDEVDGVRVLTEDEQLAKGLQRFRDANQRSMSERSRASSQADRSKSLSRPQTPSSAVVIERRVPTPSLVAGEEQDATVQASLIVRPISAADLADDELRREEEELRREGLLSDSSVQSKSDVEEEEHGEVALSDYAASSADLDAAVEQLQQAQLESDYESRLEDDEVERTLRDSEYEEEEDAGEKYSDQYDEEEEEDEEARLARELREQELDEALEKELQEAMEKELSDYRQKEKGTLSEEEEHAASEIEYRHSEDEDKPQSETETIAVEIPIRKTTASEPTEAEVTPKFVATLPTEPAYGHDELDVEEPEDMPLPPPRRKSTTALEPPTVAAAATTLTIAEQSARELTPIQSLQSPPEPQLPTRLAELEVERLRVHALQAGQIQVSQLHGSHIKADDLECKSGQLVVQNIELPPGFIDDIVERVREQRPSLLTTETQTSRQASSEPATSDVEQPVKPPRQSKTTEQSPPNLDEQTQTEAGLMPLPPPPAAYPSVEYLQSLAPLAFYNLQRSAEAEQAEAAAPERKAPHKCRRRHVQEQADAESGSELEDQLVERPRSRSSRRSRTRSATQPVEEYDEDQPRTVVQAGRQFLSACSLELVNIINQLTHYVRGEAMEPQQQQQSRNISALMVLFILITFGVLVFLLTGRQVHTHHWDYFNPPGNEGRQT
- the LOC4812736 gene encoding uncharacterized protein isoform X6, yielding MLNSRRSASVGALPAEKKHFVSRVESASGASLDVRCACQYFQSESLLPERINPVDSRPGSRQGHHSDQDQFLHLNQNVNLNTSFPRDDLSTHSFEVVSHADVAAPSVDLSFMERYPELEQTARSRGLVVRSISDATEPDPGGSSFMAAGRRQLSMGGLSSGSVGRFPDTVSMRSGTSLRRISAGNSKMDLYCADINIPNAPGTGRQGGQRSASASRRASNADLFQATILPGSLQPPQLNLIAATPSPGLADQQPLFPSHQASPAPSQQDFRNARPPLSPDYMRPSDANKENQLPGDVLPQNRPIDVSRFGGDAVRPSFLLESDFQQIKSPYQNTTVTTPMDPLAEAVAELEQIAQEHNIVNIRDNIQTETRRPPSIGGDLSAAPLKLDELTKIEIISDMPVVDIDALVRHEEQKAAEHRSRSPRPSPRQPKAPPVMATLKLPSSRPSSPSPAEPSLPLQPLKRQHTPERQLSPERPSKWAPASPTPQQQTIQATTAAINLQDASPEVKSSYTSRFKAMFAAKEPRQKSPTPQRSRTPSPKRERTPSLSLFSREKSPSPVKMLSVFSKGKPQAMSIVTTSGAAMKGKEAEPLAVRVTETFSLKVDEMDQYGSRPAKPPAPPTHAQTMYSSREDFGAASSERASVDISEAFAPVVVSALPRGGSGSVSMSGGSFMAGNRNLYSSEIEMPDTASWGASREPSQTGGSRPLISVPIQISDSHVYRPLRSPSEQRFGVQRKSSFREPRTQSHDRAPRLSSGSQEQLYGAGRGMTKTVSFHFDERKSRLADFASASESPLTQNQIEHREFLERTYFSRDHEYEPVGVSPAHESSPAPALVPAHALSELQVPMDIDSSAGTTPRTESRTDYEIHTSQVDSSALEELPLQPENRKKSFMASAQDRTKKMQDGLRQQAGKLRTKLRSSQQAKPKPISGSPKAKAKERRRFKAPEFSKMKMPEIKRPDMSKFRDLKRPEFTKFNKPDMSKFKLPEKFSTLKLRRSKSFKENESELTSEEPQATSAEAGGGVDAPAQPAPKKKFEFNFGTYPRAFRKKKPTEEPPPPPALESSLGTEGLSVIPSTETQPSQTSTSSPQGDRGPGPVRSRWADKFSDVSYNDSEGSRYRRYGSELESFDRESSLERRMKEDLEGAEDTASEAQQPQTMGILGVVADSKQFAEFDEENRAIHEISSKRSREFKRRPMVHQDSDLRSEDSRDAEGWTEKDIQKNKLLRKAELEAEAGYHKYYDSHSTASSGKKVVMEPIDDDEFFLRKRGISEDNIQLRQYISAAIREGYDTPNALQHVGYSADPVPGEYGDFEAPPAKPRRLHRNYRPDIDDSQEFQRSDYGDDLSMSQNGSDFTPKRPLRKARSRSRSKLSVDGSQDIHMADGGSSIQYFDDDEEYLRPPMRDQQITELEKEAAAMEKAGPQALPLAPRRHKKRTRDDASVEKDADSFFNGFGGRSVSNTFLQPHEDVIVYRTEHEYRHIPLATPDNFTDGASVRTPRSEDDRTSRGADSLVLDMKTKPEMGEDNEEGVSRTKSDERFVIDMLESDGYAVVRKEPLPKPTPPARRKKFTRSPGERFATLPSIRGSRGSPPPARPPPPQQYIPMEDSPLVPRRRSAASLDEIPQMMIKSNYETQPQKQQQPEKQQAQQQQQQEEDDYEEPGALERPESPRSNLQSGEVINKMKFRPLPAPPRPPREKRSTRAGSNALDSYEDSEQVASSSQADSYDQGEFEVEVSTQTDPLPDDFVCEEFEITEDMKIIEPRRANAKGSDGSASKTLEDLLRSVETQEPQDEVDGVRVLTEDEQLAKGLQRFRDANQRSMSERSRASSQADRSKSLSRPQTPSSAVVIERRVPTPSLVAGEEQDATVQASLIVRPISAADLADDELRREEEELRREGLLSDSSVQSKSDVEEEEHGEVALSDYAASSADLDAAVEQLQQAQLESDYESRLEDDEVERTLRDSEYEEEEDAGEKYSDQYDEEEEEDEEARLARELREQELDEALEKELQEAMEKELSDYRQKEKGTLSEEEEHAASEIEYRHSEDEDKPQSETETIAVEIPIRKTTASEPTEAEVTPKFVATLPTEPAYGHDELDVEEPEDMPLPPPRRKSTTALEPPTVAAAATTLTIAEQSARELTPIQSLQSPPEPQLPTRLAELEVERLRVHALQAGQIQVSQLHGSHIKADDLECKSGQLVVQNIELPPGFIDDIVERVREQRPSLLTTETQTSRQASSEPATSDVEQPVKPPRQSKTTEQSPPNLDEQTQTEAGLMPLPPPPAAYPSVEYLQSLAPLAFYNLQRSAEAEQAEAAAPERKAPHKCRRRHVQEQADAESGSELEDQLVERPRSRSSRRSRTRSATQPVEEYDEDQPRTVVQAGRQFLSACSLELVNIINQLTHYVRGEAMEPQQQQQSRNISALMVLFILITFGVLVFLLTGRQVHTHHWDYFNPPGNEGRQT